A window from Zingiber officinale cultivar Zhangliang chromosome 7A, Zo_v1.1, whole genome shotgun sequence encodes these proteins:
- the LOC122001568 gene encoding photosynthetic NDH subunit of subcomplex B 3, chloroplastic-like isoform X2: MAAASSFLSLFPRSSPPSELPARFSSHLQRKLSLIPRAAIPSSNPSSPVTVEPLPQIELEFFGPKPRPDGAYPVERATAISGEKLLRNIMLDNKIELYAAYGKVMNCGGGGSCGTCIVEILDGEELLNERTNTEKRYLKNKPESWRLACQTIVGNKENSGKFLRSGCCSKNSPEEKVILDRAPDF; encoded by the exons ATGGCCGCTGCGAGCTCCTTTCTCTCTCTGTTCCCCAGATCGAGCCCTCCTTCCGAATTGCCAGCCCGTTTCTCGTCTCATCTGCAGAGGAAGCTTTCCTTGATCCCTCGCGCGGCGATTCCCTCCTCGAACCCCTCGTCGCCGGTGACGGTGGAGCCTCTTCCCCAGATCGAGCTCGAGTTTTTCGGA CCAAAACCCAGGCCCGATGGAGCATACCCAGTCGAGAGGGCGACCGCGATCAGTGGAGAGAAGCTTCTCCGCAACATTATGCTCGACAATAAGATCGAGCTCTACGCCGCCTAT GGGAAGGTGATGAACTGCGGAGGCGGTGGGAGCTGCGGTACTTGCATTGTGGAG ATTCTTGATGGCGAGGAGCTTCTTAATGAGAGAACAAACACTGAAAAGCGATATCTGAAGAAT AAACCTGAATCTTGGAGGCTCGCCTGTCAAACTATTGTTGGGAACAAGGAGAACTCGGGCAAG TTTTTGCGTTCAGGTTGCTGTTCAAAGAATTCCCCAGAGGAAAAAGTAATTTTGGATAGAGCACctgatttttag
- the LOC122001568 gene encoding photosynthetic NDH subunit of subcomplex B 3, chloroplastic-like isoform X3 has translation MAAASSFLSLFPRSSPPSELPARFSSHLQRKLSLIPRAAIPSSNPSSPVTVEPLPQIELEFFGPKPRPDGAYPVERATAISGEKLLRNIMLDNKIELYAAYGKVMNCGGGGSCGTCIVEILDGEELLNERTNTEKRYLKNKPESWRLACQTIVGNKENSGKVAVQRIPQRKK, from the exons ATGGCCGCTGCGAGCTCCTTTCTCTCTCTGTTCCCCAGATCGAGCCCTCCTTCCGAATTGCCAGCCCGTTTCTCGTCTCATCTGCAGAGGAAGCTTTCCTTGATCCCTCGCGCGGCGATTCCCTCCTCGAACCCCTCGTCGCCGGTGACGGTGGAGCCTCTTCCCCAGATCGAGCTCGAGTTTTTCGGA CCAAAACCCAGGCCCGATGGAGCATACCCAGTCGAGAGGGCGACCGCGATCAGTGGAGAGAAGCTTCTCCGCAACATTATGCTCGACAATAAGATCGAGCTCTACGCCGCCTAT GGGAAGGTGATGAACTGCGGAGGCGGTGGGAGCTGCGGTACTTGCATTGTGGAG ATTCTTGATGGCGAGGAGCTTCTTAATGAGAGAACAAACACTGAAAAGCGATATCTGAAGAAT AAACCTGAATCTTGGAGGCTCGCCTGTCAAACTATTGTTGGGAACAAGGAGAACTCGGGCAAG GTTGCTGTTCAAAGAATTCCCCAGAGGAAAAAGTAA
- the LOC122001568 gene encoding photosynthetic NDH subunit of subcomplex B 3, chloroplastic-like isoform X4 has translation MAAASSFLSLFPRSSPPSELPARFSSHLQRKLSLIPRAAIPSSNPSSPVTVEPLPQIELEFFGPKPRPDGAYPVERATAISGEKLLRNIMLDNKIELYAAYGKVMNCGGGGSCGTCIVEILDGEELLNERTNTEKRYLKNKPESWRLACQTIVGNKENSGKGLWMS, from the exons ATGGCCGCTGCGAGCTCCTTTCTCTCTCTGTTCCCCAGATCGAGCCCTCCTTCCGAATTGCCAGCCCGTTTCTCGTCTCATCTGCAGAGGAAGCTTTCCTTGATCCCTCGCGCGGCGATTCCCTCCTCGAACCCCTCGTCGCCGGTGACGGTGGAGCCTCTTCCCCAGATCGAGCTCGAGTTTTTCGGA CCAAAACCCAGGCCCGATGGAGCATACCCAGTCGAGAGGGCGACCGCGATCAGTGGAGAGAAGCTTCTCCGCAACATTATGCTCGACAATAAGATCGAGCTCTACGCCGCCTAT GGGAAGGTGATGAACTGCGGAGGCGGTGGGAGCTGCGGTACTTGCATTGTGGAG ATTCTTGATGGCGAGGAGCTTCTTAATGAGAGAACAAACACTGAAAAGCGATATCTGAAGAAT AAACCTGAATCTTGGAGGCTCGCCTGTCAAACTATTGTTGGGAACAAGGAGAACTCGGGCAAG GGATTGTGGATGTCCTAA
- the LOC122001568 gene encoding photosynthetic NDH subunit of subcomplex B 3, chloroplastic-like isoform X1 yields the protein MAAASSFLSLFPRSSPPSELPARFSSHLQRKLSLIPRAAIPSSNPSSPVTVEPLPQIELEFFGPKPRPDGAYPVERATAISGEKLLRNIMLDNKIELYAAYGKVMNCGGGGSCGTCIVEILDGEELLNERTNTEKRYLKNKPESWRLACQTIVGNKENSGKVCCMINTNASTFTVCVYIYGVSFRSKLNNQIKIKEFNWVPRRREVLHFCQEAAPFKLFFFSF from the exons ATGGCCGCTGCGAGCTCCTTTCTCTCTCTGTTCCCCAGATCGAGCCCTCCTTCCGAATTGCCAGCCCGTTTCTCGTCTCATCTGCAGAGGAAGCTTTCCTTGATCCCTCGCGCGGCGATTCCCTCCTCGAACCCCTCGTCGCCGGTGACGGTGGAGCCTCTTCCCCAGATCGAGCTCGAGTTTTTCGGA CCAAAACCCAGGCCCGATGGAGCATACCCAGTCGAGAGGGCGACCGCGATCAGTGGAGAGAAGCTTCTCCGCAACATTATGCTCGACAATAAGATCGAGCTCTACGCCGCCTAT GGGAAGGTGATGAACTGCGGAGGCGGTGGGAGCTGCGGTACTTGCATTGTGGAG ATTCTTGATGGCGAGGAGCTTCTTAATGAGAGAACAAACACTGAAAAGCGATATCTGAAGAAT AAACCTGAATCTTGGAGGCTCGCCTGTCAAACTATTGTTGGGAACAAGGAGAACTCGGGCAAGGTATGCTGCATGATAAATACCAATGCTTCAACTTTtactgtgtgtgtatatatatatgggGTTTCATTTCGTTCCAAGTTAAACAATCAAATCAAGATAAAAGAGTTTAATTGGGTTCCACGAAGGAGGGAGGTCCTTCATTTCTGCCAAGAAGCGGCtccttttaaactttttttttttagtttttag
- the LOC122001567 gene encoding protein FAR1-RELATED SEQUENCE 11-like, whose protein sequence is MTKSSLKNNGCLTPRQCCPCGDEQCYIRADKEDEDISAESAAIAESNLVQIREYTTSDAATVKMPYVGQSFRTDDEAQEYYTNFARKSGFAIRRERSKGNQAHPLGVYKRELVCHRAGVSLPRKTAELKRQRNKKSSRCKCEAQMIIKKNVSKGTSCWIVIQFSNDHNHELLDCEEVRHLPAYRTIPPAVRERILVLAKAGCTVNLMMKALEMERGVKPGQLSFTERDLRNFLQASKNIDRDTEGSELLQACANMKDKNQNFRYKYTLDTNNKLEHIAWSYPDAIHAYKVFGDVVIFDITYRLYAYDRPFGVWFGVDNYGNLIFFGCVLLQDERSSSLRWAFQSFFSLMDGKLPQTILTDFDLALREAVMNELPNIKHVFGVWYISQRLACWFSTLLGSQYNSFTNAFHRVYNLETETEFMHQWAHMVNEFGLASDRHIAMLSLYQSYWALSCLRGWFLGSLSTGSSSASFIKSFFKAFLNAQARLKDFVDQVSIAIQLLDQAGEEATMRQNYQNIKIKTCMPIEEHALGVLTPYAFNMFQKELVSSTQFAVYESQRETYFVRHRLKTDGGHIVHSFPSEQQLHCSCKEFESSGILCKHALRVLSLKNCFMLPDKYLLMRWRRESSLFPKSTGYRYRSQALRSLSSIIIQESSATKERFTYVQWHMSKLLTHVRNMATFDEATSDMETVESIDTTVNYQRSGARPRRAKTAVEMPKDTRELLDSQAFPETFDLSELP, encoded by the exons ATGACAAAAAGCTCATTGAAGAACAATGGCTGCCTTACACCAAGGCAGTGTTGTCCATGTGGAGATGAGCAGTGTTACATAAGAGCCGACAAGGAAGACGAAGACATCTCGGCGGAATCAGCAGCTATTGCAGAGTCAAACCTCGTTCAGATAAGGGAGTATACTACTTCTGATGCTGCTACGGTGAAGATGCCTTATGTAGGACAGTCTTTTCGAACCGATGATGAAGCTCAGGAATATTATACCAACTTTGCCAGGAAGAGTGGCTTTGCTATCCGGCGAGAGCGGTCAAAGGGAAATCAGGCACATCCACTAGGAGTTTATAAGCGCGAACTTGTCTGCCATCGTGCCGGAGTTTCTCTTCCCCGAAAAACCGCAGAGCTCAAACGTCAGAGGAACAAGAAATCGTCACGCTGCAAGTGTGAAGCACAGATGATTATCAAGAAGAATGTTTCTAAGGGTACGAGCTGTTGGATAGTCATCCAATTTAGTAATGACCATAACCATGAGTTGTTGGACTGTGAGGAAGTTCGGCATCTTCCTGCCTACCGGACAATACCTCCCGCTGTTCGTGAGCGCATTTTGGTTCTAGCAAAGGCCGGTTGCACTGTGAATCTTATGATGAAGGCACTGGAGATGGAAAGAGGAGTAAAGCCGGGTCAGTTATCCTTCACGGAAAGGGACTTGAGAAACTTTCTTCAAGCCTCAAAGAACATCGATCGTGATACCGAAGGATCAGAACTTCTTCAGGCCTGCGCAAATATGAAAGACAAGAACCAAAATTTTCGTTACAAGTACACTTTGGATACGAATAACAAGCTCGAGCATATTGCCTGGTCATATCCTGATGCTATTCATGCATACAAGGTCTTTGGTGATGTGGTTATTTTCGACATAACCTACCGATTGTATGCTTACGATAGGCCTTTTGGAGTATGGTTTGGTGTCGACAATTATGGTAATCTCATATTTTTTGGTTGTGTTCTATTGCAAGACGAAAGGTCATCTTCACTGAGATGGGCCTTCCAG TCGTTCTTTAGCCTTATGGACGGTAAATTACCGCAAACAATATTGACGGATTTCGACTTGGCATTGAGAGAGGCTGTGATGAATGAATTGCCAAACATCAAACATGTTTTCGGTGTATGGTATATCTCACAAAGATTAGCGTGCTGGTTTTCTACACTACTTGGATCGCAATACAACTCTTTTACAAATGCCTTTCATCGAGTTTATAACTTGGAAACTGAGACTGAATTCATGCACCAGTGGGCTCACATGGTTAATGAGTTTGGATTAGCATCCGACCGACATATAGCCATGCTATCGCTTTATCAGTCTTACTGGGCATTGTCATGCTTGCGCGGTTGGTTTCTTGGGAGTTTGTCGACTGGTTCTTCTTCAGCATCATTTATTAAGTCATTCTTCAAAGCATTTCTGAATGCACAGGCGCGTCTAAAAGATTTTGTGGATCAG GTGAGCATTGCGATCCAATTGCTAGATCAAGCCGGAGAAGAAGCCACAATGAGGCAGAATTATCAAAACATCAAGATTAAAACATGCATGCCCATTGAAGAACATGCTCTCGGCGTCCTCACACCTTATGCATTCAATATGTTTCAAAAGGAACTAGTATCGTCGACACAGTTTGCAGTTTATGAGTCGCAGCGGGAGACGTACTTCGTTCGCCATCGATTGAAGACGGATGGAGGCCATATAGTGCACTCTTTTCCCTCGGAGCAACAGTTACACTGCAGTTGCAAAGAGTTCGAATCCTCTGGGATTTTATGCAAGCATGCTCTTCGAGTGCTCTCTTTGAAGAACTGTTTCATGCTGCCCGATAAGTATCTGCTGATGCGGTGGCGACGCGAAAGCTCCTTGTTTCCAAAGAGCACGGGCTACCGATACCGGTCCCAAGCTTTGCGCTCCCTTTCATCTATCATAATACAAGAGTCATCCGCGACGAAAGAACGCTTCACTTACGTGCAATGGCACATGAGCAAGCTCCTTACCCATGTGAGGAACATGGCGACATTCGATGAAGCTACCTCAGATATGGAAACCGTGGAATCGATCGATACAACAGTGAACTATCAAAGGTCTGGAGCGAGGCCAAGACGAGCAAAGACTGCCGTCGAAATGCCAAAGGATACGCGAGAACTATTGGATTCGCAAGCATTCCCTGAAACATTCGACTTGTCAGAATTGCCTTAG
- the LOC122001570 gene encoding trihelix transcription factor ASIL1-like has protein sequence MDDSDDDAANSCPPKPSIYLSSLNRPKPPFGDTSPPPQFGRRYAEPDDNDDEEEQQQNYPNRLSEDEDEDAVGGYRRARDSCGEEDDSSSESRAKRRRIDKLALGFEFAPRLPPPSAAPPTKAPTRTLPPEWSEDSTFVLLDAWGDRYVQNGRKSLRADQWSEVGKKVLQASKIHRTDAQCRNRIDTLKKKYKKEKAILTSHGKFGSKWVYFKKMDALMPPPSPVPSTGKQSLQLPPRPKLPYGVDAGEYVFASSSAFQDHCNGNGKMRNSPDNSGSEDYSDGFPLKRENVSESSDSSFRMLAVSIKKFGEIYEKMENYKRQQMSEIERLRKEFQRDLEVQKRQILERAQAEIAKLSEEQGEEDDAEHREDDEDDDDGSAENLSGVISASLYLTAFV, from the exons ATGGACGACTCCGACGACGATGCCGCCAATTCCTGTCCCCCTAAGCCTAGTATCTACCTTTCCTCCTTGAATCGGCCCAAACCCCCCTTCGGCGACACCTCCCCCCCTCCTCAGTTCGGCCGTCGTTACGCCGAGCCGGATGACAACGACGACGAAGAGGAGCAGCAGCAGAACTACCCAAATCGGCTTTCGGAAGACGAAGATGAAGATGCAGTCGGTGGCTACCGCCGCGCCAGGGATTCCTGCGGCGAGGAGGATGATTCCTCGTCCGAAAGCCGTGCGAAGCGGCGGAGGATCGATAAGCTCGCTTTGGGGTTCGAATTTGCCCCGAGACTGCCCCCGCCGTCCGCGGCGCCCCCAACCAAAGCTCCCACTCGGACCTTGCCCCCTGAATGGTCGGAAGATTCGACCTTTGTGCTCTTGGATGCCTGGGGTGACCGCTACGTTCAGAATGGACGGAAGAGTCTCCGGGCGGATCAGTGGAGCGAGGTGGGCAAGAAGGTTTTGCAGGCCTCCAAGATTCACCGGACGGACGCACAGTGCCGGAACCGGATTGATACCCTGAAGAAGAAGTACAAAAAGGAGAAGGCAATTTTGACATCGCATGGGAAATTTGGAAGCAAGTGGGTTTATTTCAAAAAGATGGATGCCTTGATGCCGCCACCATCGCCAGTACCATCAACAGGGAAGCAGTCGCTTCAGCTGCCTCCACGACCAAAGCTACCTTATGGTGTTGATGCAGGAGAATATGTGTTTGCTAGCTCAAGTGCCTTTCAAGATCATTGTAATGGTAACGGTAAGATGAGGAACAGTCCAGATAACAGTGGAAGTGAGGATTACTCTGATGGGTTCCCGCTAAAGAGGGAGAATGTCTCAGAGAGCTCAGATTCTTCCTTTAGAATGCTTGCTGTGTCGATTAAGAAATTCGGGGAGATTTATGAAAAGATGGAAAATTACAAGAGGCAGCAGATGTCAGAGATTGAAAGATTGAGGAAGGAATTCCAGAGGGATTTGGAGGTGCAAAAAAGACAGATTTTAGAAAGAGCACAAGCAGAAATTGCTAAATTAAGTGAGGAACAGGGTGAAGAAGATGACGCTGAACACAGGGAGGATGACGAGGATGACGATGATGGCTCTGCTGAGAATTTGAGCGG GGTTATCTCTGCTTCCCTCTACCTTACTGCCTTTGTATGA